In Labeo rohita strain BAU-BD-2019 unplaced genomic scaffold, IGBB_LRoh.1.0 scaffold_353, whole genome shotgun sequence, the DNA window gatagacagatagacagatagatagatagatagatagatagatagagagagatagatagatagatagacagatagatagatagatagatagatagatagatagatagacagatagatagatagatagatagatagatagatagatagacagacagacagacagatagatagatagatagatagatagagagagagagagagacagacagatagatagatagagagagagagagagagagatagacagatagatagatagatagatagagagagagagagacagatagacagatagatagatagatagatagatagatagatagatagagacagatagatagatagacagatagatagatgattgatagatagagagacagacagatagatagatagatagatagatagagacagatagatagatagatgatagatagagagacagacagatagatagatagataagattgatagatagatagatagacagatagatagagagagacagacagatagatagatagatagatagagagacagatagatagatagatagatagatgatagagagatagagagacagatagatagatagacagatagatgatagagagacagatagatagacagacagacagacagatagatagatgatagatagatagataaatagatagacaaatagatagatagacaaatatatagatagataaatagatagatggatagagagacagatagagagacagatatatagatagatagatagatatgccttttctttctttttttaagatagATGTGCTTGTCCCTTTAAACAAGCCCAGTGGTCGCACAGATGCATTGTGGGAACTGGCCGGAACCAATCAGAGTTTTCTGTGTTCTATTTGATTTTGACCGTTTTTACTCTTGTGGCGGAAGTTTTCATTCTCTTGTTCATTAATAGTATTATACTTCACACAACATAGTTAAATGAACTAACATTTAGCTACCAGAGATGTAAACAAACCCATGTTGTGCGTTTAATTTGACCCGCGTCTGATTCGCGGGCTGGTGGTTTTTAACTCGTTGCTATGGCGACGGAATGGCCGAGTTCGGTCAGATCGACGCCCTGCgaaagcaaaacaaagatttactggataaactcaaaaaacaaaatgaaagacTGCGTCAGATGACTCTCTCATGCTCGGATAAGGTGGACAAAAGTCAAAGCTCGGTGTACAAAGCGTTAACCGCAGAAAGCGTCCCACGTCGAGCACCTTTAACGGACAAAAACAGAGCACAGCCGCAGCGTGTTTCTCTGTCTGCACCAGCGAAAATCATCCAAATACCCGGTGAGAATATAAAAACGGAGCTGTGATGTGTTTTAATACGTGTTTAAGCACATCGAAGTGGTGTTTGCACGGATAGTGTGCATTGGGATCTGTGTATAATCTAATTCATCTTTATGCACGTCATGTGCTGTATAgttgatgtatgttttgttattttgctcCCTTGTActcagtttttgaacagtaagatttttaatgtttttaaagtctcttctgctcaccaagtctacatttatttgatccaaaacagtataatttttaacatcattaccccatgatcttttagaaatcattctaatattctgatttgctgctcgaaaacatttattgttactaTGTTGAAAAGCgctaagtagaatttttcctgtttctttgatgaatagaaagtttagaagaacagcatttatgtgaaagaGAAATCTTGTGACATTACACTTTAAAGCGTCCTTGCTACAAAGTTAAAAgctaaaagtgttaatttctatcatttctccccaaaaataaataaataaaattacactgactccaagctttggtatagtgtgtaatgttacaaagttggatctttctattcatcaaagaatcctgaaaaatgtactcagatgttttaaatattgatcataataacactaaaatgtttcttgaacagcaaatgagcattttagaaagatttctgaaggatcacaaagactggagtaatgatgctgaaaatgtagctttgatcacaggaataaaatacagttcaaaatatatttaaatagaaagcagttattttaaatagtagaaatatttcacaatattcctgcTTTTGTTGtacgttggatcaaataaatgcaggcttggtgagcagaagagactattttaaaagacattaaaaatcttacagttcaaaaacttttgactggtagtgtatttgggTCAAAGGCAagacaaattacatttacaaaaccaattttatatacataaaaagcATCTCAAATGCACATAAAGAGTAAAACAAAAGGTCAAAATATGGGTGAAATaatcattcagtgtaacagaTAACCTTacaacttaaaaatgaaatgacataATTAAATTCTGACCTGTActtattcaaatatataaaacagtgcTTATAcaaatttgattatattttaaatgattaaaaactatttgtttacaaacaggAAAACCTAGTGGTTTGAAGAATAGTGGCAAAGATTggtaaagattaaaaatggcTATTTGAATTTGACTTTGGGGGCTGTCCTGTTAATGTCATCTTTTAATGTCATCTAATGGCGTGTGTATATATGAAACACTGACCATGTATATGTTGGATCAATATTACTAAATTTGctaacaaaatgtatttgtgtctTCAGATGAATGGCTTCCTGAAGATTGTGAGGAACCCACACCAGACCCACTCAACCCCAAACCCACTACAGAACTGAGTACATACGGCAAGCTACTGCAAGACACAGCGAACAGTCGCTGGAAGGGACAGAGCAGATCTGTGAGACTCGTGCTGCCCAAATCTGCAGCTCTCAGCCCCTGTGACCAGGTATGTCCATGTAGGATGTGCATTTTAAGACATTAGTCAGCTGATGAAGACTGTTGGCCAATTTGGATCATATGTGCTAGATGGCGCCAGGTAACCAGTGTACAGCAGAGAAAAAGCATTTACAAAATCTTAATGGAGATCTGATGGTTTACACTGATTTCCAAAGAAGTGAAAAAAACACCTACGTAGATAAAAATCCCCATCTGCCATGGTGTTTTCATTTCAAGAGTATCAGATGtggttttttcttttcttgggACTGCAGAGAGAGACTGACAGCTCAACAACTGCTGGGCTGGAGATGGATACCATATCAGAGAGAAACATACAGCCTTTACTAGGCTATGACTGGATAGCAGGTGGGCTATTTGAATAACGCACTCaattaatgaatgatttttCCCGTTTTAATTTGCATGGATGGAATACACAACAGTTTCCAAGCAGGTGCTGTTTGAAAACCGTGAAGGTTACGGTTCGATTATTTTTAGGGCTACTGGACGCTGAAAGCTCTCTGAAAGATCGCTCGGAGCAGTTCTTCAGCGATCTCCGCAGCTTCCGTCAGGCCAATCGAGACGAGTGCGTCCACAGCTTGTTATCAGGGTCAGTCTCGTTCTCTAAAGGTTACCACCTTCTTTCCTTTTGATGTCCCTTAACTGTGGTAAAATCGCTGTTACCCACAGCTGCTTAAATCTCACAAATCATATGCTTTATCCTGTGAGAGATGTTTTGATCATGcgaatgctatttttttttccaccacagGATTCCACCTGTTGCTGATCTTGCATCTTCCATACTTGACAGTGAAGAGCCACAGCCTCCCGCAGACACACATCAGTGTAAGAGATCTGCTGATTTAGGTTTGCGTGCTATCGCTTTgtcacactttttttgtttttttgtttacatcatCATGTCTTCATTTTCCCTTTGGCTC includes these proteins:
- the miip gene encoding migration and invasion-inhibitory protein isoform X2, translating into MAEFGQIDALRKQNKDLLDKLKKQNERLRQMTLSCSDKVDKSQSSVYKALTAESVPRRAPLTDKNRAQPQRVSLSAPAKIIQIPDEWLPEDCEEPTPDPLNPKPTTELSTYGKLLQDTANSRWKGQSRSVRLVLPKSAALSPCDQRETDSSTTAGLEMDTISERNIQPLLGYDWIAGLLDAESSLKDRSEQFFSDLRSFRQANRDECVHSLLSGIPPVADLASSILDSEEPQPPADTHQCTFCYRINNRLFAIPLDAQAACPVCKMPKSEHPHTEREPALIRVSIPRSTLLPAYKYKPHRRCSFEPSDSLGLPLHCLSGWSNPTLNSGSQMSSLDLRGSMKKTEATGGSALSWFDSELDSPVPSASRHPHSDQLPNVVRLPRYRFQHSDPKRPEPHGGSYALD
- the miip gene encoding migration and invasion-inhibitory protein isoform X1 translates to MAEFGQIDALRKQNKDLLDKLKKQNERLRQMTLSCSDKVDKSQSSVYKALTAESVPRRAPLTDKNRAQPQRVSLSAPAKIIQIPDEWLPEDCEEPTPDPLNPKPTTELSTYGKLLQDTANSRWKGQSRSVRLVLPKSAALSPCDQRETDSSTTAGLEMDTISERNIQPLLGYDWIAGLLDAESSLKDRSEQFFSDLRSFRQANRDECVHSLLSGIPPVADLASSILDSEEPQPPADTHQCKRSADLGTFCYRINNRLFAIPLDAQAACPVCKMPKSEHPHTEREPALIRVSIPRSTLLPAYKYKPHRRCSFEPSDSLGLPLHCLSGWSNPTLNSGSQMSSLDLRGSMKKTEATGGSALSWFDSELDSPVPSASRHPHSDQLPNVVRLPRYRFQHSDPKRPEPHGGSYALD